The DNA segment TTGAGTACTGGGGAGAAgtgggagctcaggcacagccctgtgttTAGCATTTCCTATTgcagtgctctgcagagcttccTGCTTGCTTTCAGCAGGTTGCCAGCTTATGTTTCAACACCTGCCTCTTTTAATAATGCATAAACCCCTGAATTTGGGGTTTGGATTCCACTACAAGAGTGAAGCAGCTAAACTGTCTGTGGTTCAGGCACCCTTTGTGACCTGAAAGAAACAGTGAGAATGGTTTTCTTAAACCAAGTTCTGTGGATGGTATTTGTGCAGAGGTACGCACAGCATACCTTTGGTCCTGGATGGCCTCAGGGACTGGCTTCAACCTTAAAGACAAACAATCTTTCTTTGCACGACTGCGATACATACAGGGGCTACTAATATTGCCGCTgctaatttttcttcctttttgggGGTAATTGAGCCTGAATGGGTTGCTCCTATATAGTATTCCTTTCCCAGGTGGAAGAAATGCATGTCATTACAGGCCACTTGCTTTCTATTGCCGCAGAatgcagaaaatgcttttttaaagacGCAGACATTGTCTTTTCATGGTGTgctataaaaagaaattttagttTTTTCATAGCTTTATTCATGATGAGAGGACACTTCAGCCTATGTGAGCTCTCAAGTCTCCACTCTAGGTTTGTACGGTTCAGGTGGTAGGCCAGTCATTTTCATTGGGTAGTATTATTATCATTTGTCTggcaaaaaaacaacccaaactcCCTGTCCTTGCAGCTGACAGTACCTGGTGTAGTCCTAAGATGATTATGTGATCTTCTGCAATGCTGTAGTGATGGGTGAATAAAGTGTCATTCCAAAGCATTAGCAAACACCAAACTGGGAGCTAGTTTACCCATGGAAACATGACACAGCAGCATAAAATACAGGACTAACAGAGACTTCTGTGAGCACCCTTGTGTGGcctttatcagaaaaaaagtagCTATTTGGGGAAGGGTTTCTTTGGtggtttaaaatttttttataggaaaaagaagaaagtgggGAATTTTGAAATAgatacaatgaaaaataaagctgcCATTGGACAAAGTGTaagctggttttctttttaattaacagACTTgttaaattttacattttcaagtattttatcTGATGACTATAAGGGAATACAACTGTATCAGGATTCTTCAGAGGTTTTTGATACAGTCAGTCAAGTATAATATAGTTGTGATATGTGATTTGTGTGCAATGGCTTCCTCTAAATAACATGTACTTTTGAAATTCACTTATTCCAACGGTTGGTTTACAATGTTTGCAAACCTCATACACGGCCTATGTGTTAAAATGTACAACTGGCTTGTTCCTCCACCCTGCATTAACTATTAGCCTGGCTGGTGTCATCCATTCTGCAGCATGACATGGTGTCTAGTGTTGTTAGAGCATGTGTCCATCCTGTCTTGTGTTTCCTGTGtctttctgtctgtcctgcagtgtttgtctgtgtgtgtctattTATAGATGAAGGGGCAGAGGATAATGTGGGACTGCTACAGCACTGCCCCACCTGTGGGCCTGCTGCCGGCAGTGAGTGGCGTAAACACCTGGCCCCCTCCATTTCAGTGTCTGTGCCTGATGATGAGCCCTACAATTCCGATGAGGAGTACTATGAACACCCTTTGTTCAGCTCCGAGTGGACTGGCTCTAGTacacatcccagtgccacagtGAAGAGCAGAGAGGTCTTGTTGGGCCATGATGAAGGTGAACTGAGCATTGTCCCATTCGGTTCCTCTTCCCCTCTACCCACCTTCCATCCATTCCATTCTATACGTGCCTGGGATTGCAGCCTTCTGGGGAGGGAAACCTAGTTGTATTTTTTCCCTACATGGAAGTAATGGCCCTCAAAGAGTCTCTTCATGTCAAGGTAAAGCTGTAGCCTGAGCAAGGAATGCAGCTTTGGGGTCAGTGTAACCATGGTCCCTGCTTAAATCAGGGCTCTTGTTCTCCAGACCCGGCTTTTAGCAGAAGCAAAAGGAGCAGATAGTTCAAAGAAGTGGAagccattttttcctttgtgccaGAAAAATACTGCTGAGAACAATGTGCAAACTAGGCCAAAAGATGGTTACTCGAGGTAAGTCAGTTAACACAatggggaaaaaccccacatcTATACCAAAGACAGCTGTGGGAGGTTCGAGGTCTTTAATTTTCTGGTAGGCAAAGTCAGTAAGTTTTACCTCAGTGTAGACAGACAATTTCAGCAGTATTGGgtcatgtttcattttcagctgttttgtgGACACACCCCATTAGCATTGTACCAGCAGATtgaaaacaaggaggaaaagaagattTATTGTCTCTCTGTACCTCCTTTTTCTATGACCTGAGCACATCAGTAAATAGTATTTTATTAGTGGGTGTTACATAAAAGTGAAATGGCTTGAGACACAGGAGCTGAAGTTAAAATCAGTACTGAAAGGTTTGTCTCTCAGGAGGATGGAGCTGTGTGCTTGAAACTGCTTACTGGGTGGTTTCAAGAAAACCAGAGTTGCTCTGAATTAACCGGGCAATATAGCCTAATACTACAACAGCACCAGTAAGAGATCAATGCTAATAACTGAAGATTGTTAATGTCAGCATGTCTGCCTGAAGCTCAGAGAGATAAAAAATCAATACAGCTTGAGTGCCTATACCTGTACTTAGAGCACTCCTGGCCTGGTTAGTTCTTAGGCAGCTTCCTTTTCAGTCATATGCATCTGCCTCTGGTGAAAGTCTAAGATCTCAGAACATCTATGTGGGGTAAAATAAAAAGGGGAATAAGCTAGATCATAAGTGAGGAGatagtaattttaaaacagtCCCACTCAATTGCTGCCAGTAGGCTGGCAGTCTGCTTGGCATTAGAGTCTGCTGCACTAAGGCAGAATATTGGATTCCTTCATTAAGTCAGGGATAACTTTCTAGTttgagtaattatttttaatcacatAGTATTGTGTGAAGTGTCTCAGGAAATGGAGCTATATACCTGGAACTGCTGAGAGTAAAATTAGAGGCTTTCCCTAACACTTTTAATTGAAAGAGATGCACATACAAAACTACATAaaattggaaaaagaaaagtaagttacTCAAGTCAGGGCCTCTTACAGCTGGAGGGAGACCTGCTGTCCTGCCAGTCAGCTTTTACAATTTGCTCATGGGTAAATATCCCTGTAATGCTCAGGCATTGGTCCAGGTTTGATTCTGAATCTTCTGGCTTCTGTTCATTTAAGATATTGTGTCTAACCCTAACTATTTTATATGTTATGAATAGTGTTGTTCTTTACATAATGATATTTCTCAGACTCAAATAGTGTTCATGTTCCTTAAATCACTCTTTTAAAGGGCATAACTGGAAGAGATGATTGTCTGGTCTTCACTGGGCCAATCTCAGGAGGAAAATCAAGCACTTGTAAAGACGTTTTATTTTAATGCCAAGGGGCTGGATGCAGCCACTTCCAGATTCAAAACCACTTTGTTCTAAATCTGACTCAGCAAAGTACGTAATCATAAGACACACTTTAAACCCAGGAGGGTCATCAGGTTGCCTGCAGCATGGCTGCTGGTCAGCTGCTTAACTATGATGCCTTGAGACACCCCAGAAAGCAGGACTTGAAGCCAAGTTAGtatgggataagataaaaaggtagacTCTTTAATGTCTAGGCTTAGGGCCTTCAGGAATACATGAGGACGCTCCCCAAACACTGattttctatggtttttatacTATTGTTCACCCAATCCCCTattcacacatctctcagtccagccgCGTCCTGCCCACGGCATACCCcgtcaggatttgagtctgggggacagtgggatctcttcatcatcatctttctcttcctcGTAGCACACAGGAATACTTGGAGGTCTTCCAGCATTCTGTTTTCGAGGTCGTtggcttatgtttatgtcttgtaGAACAGGCCTTAAAATATTattcagccttctaccttgaaaagaagtctaaatAACTAATGGAAGGTCAGGCATTGATATGGGATGGGGGTTAGAATATATAAACACTGAATttaagctgccagaaatattaacaaCACTAAATATGCATTTTCACTACAGTTagaagtacttctaaaatctataaaaactAAAAAGTCAAAAATGAAAACCCCCTGAGGCATCACTGTGTTGCTGAATCACAGGTTTCACACTTAATCCTGACTTCTTATCTGGAGGAATATTAATAGCGCATAGTAAATTTTGTCTGAGTAGCAGTGGCAGGAGTACATGGAGACTTTTCTAATCATTCTTCTGCCATGGCATGACTAAAGACTGTTATTGATGTTACTATACTGTTTCTAGCAGCCTGTAAGCAGAGTGATATATTTTAGAGATTCAGATGAACAAATAGTTTTATTGAATTCATTGGTTTCTTTGACTTAATTGGTGATGAGGGGGCTAGTGGGCAAAGAGCAAAGCAAATTAAGGGTCTTTCTGTTAAAACTGGAATTTTCACATATAGATTTCAGATATCAGACAGCTTAAGGATGAACTTGTTTGTAAACCTGTTCAATGTATTGGCTAAAATCTTGCAAAAATGTTAGTTATCAGCCATGCACAAAGCCCGTTAAGACTATGGAAGTGCTCAGTATTGTGCCAAATCCAGGATTCATGCAATAGATTGACTTGCTGGCATTTAGCAGTCAATATTACCAAGGTCAGTGGAAAGCAATCAGTGCCTCATACCTTCCTTCACCTGAGTTGAATGTCTTGTACTGGATTAAACAGCACATTTATCAGAAAAATATCAGTGTGCTTTTTGCTCATTGATGCATTGATGTTTTCGGAGGCATACATCATTCAATACCATCTCCATTTTGAATACCATCTCCCTTTGCAATGACTATTTGACTCACAGTCATCACTGGGAGAGGTATACCTGTAGAACACTTTCAGCTCCCCTCTTACAGCATAACCATGTTTCTCTAGGGAAGACAGgatttcagtttggtttttttccctaaggaAAATTGATTTCCATGGTGACTAAAAAGGACTGGATGCTAAAAGCCCTTTGACACACTTAAATCCAAAATGTTGAGCTGAAAGTGTTCTGTAAAAGCAGTCCTGTTCAGCTGTGTGCTTGATGTTTACTGTTGGTGTTGATGTCACCTCCTTTTTCCATCCTCAAGAAGAAGAACTGGTAAAGAGTCCAGTGGCTGTAGAAGCAAaacctgctgctcttcctgggATGCAAATGGGAAAAGAGCACGGTCCCACTGAGTCTTTGGACCAGGCAAAGGGCCTCTGTGAGGGTCAGTCGTGTTCTGATTCAGAGGCCAAAGTGTGTTCTGAAGACAAAGTGCCAAGTGTGGCATCCAGCAGGGAGAGTGTAACTGTTATGGCGGGAACACCCCGAAAGATGCATCCCCCTCCTTGGCTGAGGAAAGTGTGTCCTCTAGGTTTGCATGTGTTTGCTGCTGGTTAATCCTTCTCCAACTTTCTCCAGTGCTTTCCAAGgctgcttcattttctgtttttcccatttattgGTATGACTGCTCTTGTTATTATGCTTGAAGAGTGTGTAGCAGATAATGATTGCATAGGTGCTGTATGACAACATGGTTTCCCACTGCTGCGGCTGATTCCTGATTTTTGACTTTGCCATGATGAAATGTGCTTTGCAGCTAAGctgatgcctttttttcccatctctgaTATGTTTGCCAGTCACATTGCTAAtctgtgtatattttttttttggtgcagaGATTCATCTGCTTTTTCAAACAGCAGATTTATTGCCTTTGACTATGACATAAAGATACTTGAACtgtagaaatgttttcatttgcagtGTGCaggtgttttgttggtttggtttggtttttttgtgtgcgCTTCAGTGCCTGCTGGTTTAGTTGCCTTAAAGTTATTGCTTCTTACGTCATACCGTTGCCATTCATTGAGTCCACCCTTCCTCTCTTCAGTTGTTGCTAGAACTCtgattttttgtgtgtcttaCCTTATTACAAATGTTTAACCCTGCTGGAGTGCCCTTCTTAGGAAAAACTTCCGTCACTTCCGGGGGACATTTACCTTCAAAGTGAAGGCTAAAATTGGGTGCATTGGGTGAAGTTCTGATCTGTTCTCTGAACAAAATATTTGCTGCAATAGTCTTTCAGTACATAAAAACTAGGCTTCAGGATTTCCCTTTTAATGGTGTTTCTCTTCAGCCAGTGCAACAAGATACAAAGACCACTTGTGTGGAATAGTGATGTACCCACGCCCTACGTGGCTAATAAGTGCTGCATTTGGGAGGCAGGTGTTCTGGCTGGCCTATCTGCAGAACACTGAATTCCTTTGGCAGTCAGAATATGTTTTGATGCCATTGGTATTGTTCATTTGTACTACAGTAAGAGGCACAGTAGGatgcacagagaaaagcagtatCTAGCTATTTAATTCCTGTGAAATTAGAACTACATCAGCTCGGTGACCAACCATGTCTGTATACTTTATAGAGTTTTCAATTCAGTCACcaaatataaaaacataaagtAGCAAAATTACTGTAGTTGTAGACTTCTGATTTGACTACCTGTGGAGTTTCAAATGGCAGTTGCTTTTTGGACTCAATATTAACATACgcaaatatttaaagaatgACCAATACTTGGGTACTAAttgttctaaaaaaaaatcagattcatCAGAGCAAAAAAATGGCTCCATGGACTTCAAATCAGATCTGAGGAAATACCGCGTTGGCCCAATGCTGGTTGTAACAAGCTTtagaaaaaactatttttttacaGATCACTGCAGAAAGATCTGCCACATTCTGCAGTCTGGTCATATTTTCAATGATAGGAAGTTTTCAGAATTATGGGAACCATTGTTTTCCATATGATATTAAAAAGAGATCAAGCTATTAATGTTTAATAGagcatatattaaaaaaatctaacaaGATATTACTCTCTGAAAATACAGTGACAGGGTAtaagataatattttttgtttcaaattagCTTAATAAGGTCAATCAAGTGTTCTTTGACTTCAGTTACAGCTGTAGGTGACTGACCATTTTGAAGACCAGGCCTTCAAGATCCGGGTCTGTTAATAGATCTGTTGCTGATTTACACATGGTGGGTTTGTGACAGTAGTGAGATTTTTGTCATTTGCCAAACAGTGAATGTTAAAAGTTGgtacaattaaaaaaagagcCTCTTCTGGCACGTTCAAAACCTTTTGCATGCATTATCTCTTTAGTTTAGGCTGCATATagaacaaaaatgcaaaaaagaggcagaaaggtGAAACTACTTATGCTTTAAATATCACAACACACAAATACATGATCGATTTGATTAAAGTTACAGACGTGACTAATGCAGAACTAACATAAAGCTATGGAGTCCAGCAAAGCTACCAATGAAGTGAGGATTATGTGTGGGTTTGCTGTTATATACAAAATCATGAAGGAGAAGAATTCACATGAAATCATCTCATTTCAGTGGTCACATTTATATGTGTAAAACTCATATTTTCACTATAAAACCTCATATACTGAAACAAAACTAGGATTTAAGACTCTAAAGCAGATTTCTAGGTGGATGGCCTTGCTGCATGTTTGcatctttcttcctctccattCCATCATTCATACCAAGGTGTTGTAAGCCACATGACTGCCTGTCTGTAAGTGCTTTAAATAATATTGttataaaactgaaacaaactACTTCAGATTTACTTGCAGCCACGAAGATGGAATTCCATGTCCAGGAGGTTGCACGCCCTTTCGCAGCAGGACCATTAGACACAAAGCAACATGAATGTGGGAAAGATAGAAAAGCTGTTGAGGAACATAAATACGATGCCTTAGTTCCACAACCAGCAAAAACAGAGGCTGTAGATAAGAAGGACCCACAGagcaaagacaaagaaaaaatgtcttcacCTCCATCAGAAAAGATGTTGGAAACTGATTCACAGCAGAAAGGGGAAGCCAGTTTTGCAGAACCTGCTGCCGCCAAACCTCCTGCTTCCCAAGAACAAAAGGACTTGTCATCTCAACTGCCTAAAGGGAGCAGGACAGAAGAAAGGACTGCAGATGTGCCCTCATCAACCAACCAAGTTATGTCTATCAAATTTCAAGACGACCTTAAAGATGTCCAAGGTGTTGCCATCAGCCATGGCCAAAATTCTCTATTGCTACCAGAACCCAAAGCAGAAGCAGCCAAAATTGAGCTTCCTTCAGGCCCATCTCCTGTTGTCCCCCAGGAGTTTTTGCTCAAAGACGCCTTCAATACAAAACAGGAGCCCACTGACCAACTGTTTGCTAAAGACCTCAGTAAAGATGAACAGATCCACAGAGACAGAACATTAGCTTTGCAAGAAGTCTCAGCACTAACTGTAGATGGCCTGAAAACACCAAGCACCCCGAAAATCCCTGcatggagggaggaaaaagataTGACCAAGGATGAGAGTGATGAGGAAGAAAGGTATGACTTCTATGATAAAGGGGAGGCTCAAATATTAGATGATGGGAAATTAACCACAAAATCTGAAGTTGAGACACTTTCCTTAGACAAAGTAGACTTTCAAAAGGATGATGAAGCTAAAAGGCCACGTGATActgtcagaacagaaaaagaaatggaccAAAGTGGGCTCCCAGCAACGAGAGACATAGAAAAGGAGGTACAACCAAGCATACAGGTACTCCCAGCCAAGTTAAGCCATGAACTGACTCCTGAGAAAACAATAGAGCACCCTGAAACCACTCAATTATCCAGAGTAATAACGAAAGCCCCTGAGGCACCACATTTTGCCACTGAAAAGACTTGTActcttgaagaaaaatatgctaAAAAAGATACCAAGGTGAATAAGACAAGTGTTTCAGCTCCTCATCAAatgaaagaggaggaggatcaTTCAGgaatgtcaaaatattttgaaacctCTGCTTTGAAAGAGGAAGCATTCAAGGCAGATGGTCTGAAACAAGGCAGTGATTACTATGAGCTAAGTGACACTAAAGAGAGTATATATGAGCCTTATCAGAGAGGTCATCTAATAGCTGAagatggagaggaggaggaagaagaattACAGACAGAATTAAATCAGAAACAGACCATGCATGCTCATGAAATGGGGTACAGTACCCTGGCTCAGAGCTATACACCAGATGCATCCGAAGAACCCAGCTCCCCAACAGAAAGAATGTTCACTATTGACCCCAAAGTCTATGGGGATAAGAGAGAActtcacagtaaaaataaagatgatttAACTCTGAGCAGGAGCTTGGGACTTGGGGGGAGATCTGCAATTGAACAGAGAAGTATGTCTATTAACTTGCCCATGTCTTGCTTGGATTCAATAGCTCTAGGATTTAGCTTTGGTCGTGCACACGATCTTTCTCCCCTGGCTTCAGACATTCTAACTAACACTAGTGGAAGTATGGATGAAGGTGATGACTACATACCAGCAACCACACCAGCACTGGAGAGGCCCCCCTGCTTCCCCATTGATAGTAGAGAGGAAGATCAGCAcattgaagaagaaaaagcaatacCAGAAGAAAAAGTCCAGCCTGAGACCTTGGCCGAATCATCTTTCCAGGCCAAGGATTATTACAAAAATGGGGCTGTCCTGGCTCCTGACCTGCCTGAAATGTTAGACTTGGCAGGGACAAGATCTAGATTAGCCTCTGTGAGTACAGATGCTGAGGTGGCACAGAAGAAGCCAGTTCCTTCTGACACTGTTGTGGAAGacaacagcacagccctgccagccatggcagatgaaaaCCATGTAATTCTAAAAGCTGAAAGTCAGCTGGAAGACTTGGGCTACTGTGTTTTCAATAAGTACACAGtcccactcccttctccagttCAGGACAGTGAGAATTTAACGAGTGAAACCTGTCCCTTCTACGAAGGCACAGATGAAAAATTGAGACGCAGCCTGGCTCCTGACCTGTCTTTAATAGAAGTGAAgctggcagctgctgaaaaatcaaaagaatTCCTTGGTGAAAAGGACTTAGGTCAGCATGGTGAGTCCATTCTGGTGAGGGACTttgagcaggagaaaaaagagaagctgGATACTGTGCTAGAAAGGAGTGAAGATCAAGCTGACTCTAAAGAGGTCTGTCCCACTaaaggagcagagccagagaaaATGAGAGATGAGGCAAcatcagaaaggaaagaagaaaacgTGGCTGGTAAAGTTCATTTACCTGGTGATACCATGTATGACAGAAAATCTGCTTCAGAGATAGCAATAGAAAAGGATTCTGTTTCTTTGTTGATAGAGAAAGAGAAGACTCTCAGTGTTGTTCCTGAAATAGCTGAGATAGAAGCTCCAGTTAAACCAGATTACAATGCTATAAAGCACGATATGGAAGTAGCTGCAAGGAGAGCTGACCAGGAACATCAGAGTCAGTTAGATGCTAAGATTGGTGGGGGTGTTTCCCTCTCTTCGGAGAAGGACAAAGCCTCTGCTGAAAGAGCAGAGCCTGAACCTAAAGACACTCAGCAGAAAGATGAGAGCATGTTCTCCAAGGAAGCAAAAGATTCAGATGTACTTTCCAAAACTGAGCCTAGTTACATGAAGGATGGCACCAAACtgtcagaaacagaaattaaggaaaaagtAACTAAGCCAGATCTGGTACATCAAGAGGCAGTTGATAAAGAGGAGTCTTATGAATCTAGTGGAGAGCATGACCAAGCCCAAGAAGGTTTGAATGGAGAATCTGTGAAACCAGAGGATATCAAAGCAGAAACTCCAAAACTTCCCATGTCTGGGCAAGAGATGCCTGCAAAGGAGACTTCTGTGGAGCATCTCCTTTCAAAAGCTGAGTGTCTCCAGGAAGAGCCTCCTGAGATTCAGATGGAGAGCATACCACAGCCTGCAGAAGGAGCTGAAAAGATTCCTGATGTGGCTATGAAACTTACGGAAACCCAAAAGCTTCTGCCATGTGACGTGGCACCTGGGGCCACAAAGGAAGAAGAACGTGAAGAAGAAGAGACTGAAgtacagcaagaagaaaaagaagaggataAGCAGCATCTGGTATCAGAAATGCCCGCAGGCTTCAGGGAGCTTGCTGCTGAAGAAATGCTAGCCAAGGGTAGCCCAGAAGCACTGCCTGAACTGAAAGGCATTATTGAATCAGTGGTGACAGTTGAGGATGACTTTATCACAGTGGTGCAGACGACAGTTGATGAGGGTGAATCTGCTTCTCACAGTGTGCGCTTTGCTGCTACTCAACAGGAAGACATTGAAACAGGAGATTCTCAGGCCGAAGAGGAACTGGAAGTTGAAGAAATGGAAATTGAGCCCAAGGAGGGCTCCCCAGAGGCTCCTGCTTCACCCCAGAGAGAAGAAATCCTGCTCACTGACTACAAGACAGAGACATTTGATGATTACAAAGATGAAACAACAATTGATGACTCCGTCATGGACACAGACAGTCTCTGGGCAGACACTCAAGGTGTGCATTATCctttctgttttgtctgttGAATATTTTTGCTTCCAAGTAATAATGattgaaaaacaaatttattaCAGTTATAATAGTAATCTCTGCatgtttcagaaaaatgctaaaatagtatgcctttttttttgttaattgtATGTGCTGTCTTCAACTATtatttccctgctccagcacagtaTTGTTAACATTTGTTACTAatcttttgtttgttgttaCAATTTGCTCTGATCCTACAGATGATGATAGGAGCATCATGACTGAACAGTTAGAGACTGTTCCTAaagaggagaaggcagagagagaatTGCGAAGATCATCTCTCGATAAGcataaaaaagagaaaccttttaaaactgggagaggcaggattTCTACtcctgaaaggaaaatagctAAAAAGGAACCTAGCACACTCTCCAGAGATgaagtgagaaggaaaaaaggttcATATAACACTCCctattacaatattttttttattttcttcctaatttacAGTACTATCCAATTACTGTTGTAGATTGTATGCATCATAACAATATAAGTTATGGTGGTTTTAAATGAGACATTGTACAAATATATGAGAAGCCATGTGCAAGGCTCACTGCTCCACTGGTCCTGTTTCACAGTAGACATCCCCACTGACCACTGTGTAACACATCTGAGTTAATGCACTAGTGCTTCCCCTCCTCTAATGTAGGGTTTGATCTGTTACTCCCAGTAAAAGCAATGCATTGCATTGGAGTTGTGGAGCAGTGGGCCTGCCACTTGATGTATCATATGAAACTgttcactgttttttttcctgattctatgtttttgtgttctttttgcCCATAGCAGTGTATAAGAAAGCTGAACTTGCTAAAAAAACTGAAGTTCAGGCCCACTCTCCCTCCAGGAAAATCATTTTAAAACCTGCTATCAAATATACTAGACCAACTCATCTCTCCTGTGTTAAACGGAAGCAGACAGGTGACTGCGTTCTGTTCAGTTATGCAATGTGGCTGGCAAACattgacattttcttttgtaaatcTCATGGCTATAGCAGCttctctattattttttttctctagtaaTATCAAGCTTcacaaatagtattttttttttagtgttttgtaccattttttcttttcttctttctttgctg comes from the Pithys albifrons albifrons isolate INPA30051 chromosome 8, PitAlb_v1, whole genome shotgun sequence genome and includes:
- the MAP2 gene encoding microtubule-associated protein 2 isoform X2, translated to MAEDRKDESKAPHWTSGQLTEASSHPHSPEIKDQGGAGAGLARSANGFPYQDDEGPRLGGHEQLGTYAQTKENGINGEVSSGDRETAEEVSARIVQVVTAEAVAVLKGEQEKEAQHKDQPGPLPLAVEESANLPPSPPPSPASEQTGALEEDLLAATKMEFHVQEVARPFAAGPLDTKQHECGKDRKAVEEHKYDALVPQPAKTEAVDKKDPQSKDKEKMSSPPSEKMLETDSQQKGEASFAEPAAAKPPASQEQKDLSSQLPKGSRTEERTADVPSSTNQVMSIKFQDDLKDVQGVAISHGQNSLLLPEPKAEAAKIELPSGPSPVVPQEFLLKDAFNTKQEPTDQLFAKDLSKDEQIHRDRTLALQEVSALTVDGLKTPSTPKIPAWREEKDMTKDESDEEERYDFYDKGEAQILDDGKLTTKSEVETLSLDKVDFQKDDEAKRPRDTVRTEKEMDQSGLPATRDIEKEVQPSIQVLPAKLSHELTPEKTIEHPETTQLSRVITKAPEAPHFATEKTCTLEEKYAKKDTKVNKTSVSAPHQMKEEEDHSGMSKYFETSALKEEAFKADGLKQGSDYYELSDTKESIYEPYQRGHLIAEDGEEEEEELQTELNQKQTMHAHEMGYSTLAQSYTPDASEEPSSPTERMFTIDPKVYGDKRELHSKNKDDLTLSRSLGLGGRSAIEQRSMSINLPMSCLDSIALGFSFGRAHDLSPLASDILTNTSGSMDEGDDYIPATTPALERPPCFPIDSREEDQHIEEEKAIPEEKVQPETLAESSFQAKDYYKNGAVLAPDLPEMLDLAGTRSRLASVSTDAEVAQKKPVPSDTVVEDNSTALPAMADENHVILKAESQLEDLGYCVFNKYTVPLPSPVQDSENLTSETCPFYEGTDEKLRRSLAPDLSLIEVKLAAAEKSKEFLGEKDLGQHGESILVRDFEQEKKEKLDTVLERSEDQADSKEVCPTKGAEPEKMRDEATSERKEENVAGKVHLPGDTMYDRKSASEIAIEKDSVSLLIEKEKTLSVVPEIAEIEAPVKPDYNAIKHDMEVAARRADQEHQSQLDAKIGGGVSLSSEKDKASAERAEPEPKDTQQKDESMFSKEAKDSDVLSKTEPSYMKDGTKLSETEIKEKVTKPDLVHQEAVDKEESYESSGEHDQAQEGLNGESVKPEDIKAETPKLPMSGQEMPAKETSVEHLLSKAECLQEEPPEIQMESIPQPAEGAEKIPDVAMKLTETQKLLPCDVAPGATKEEEREEEETEVQQEEKEEDKQHLVSEMPAGFRELAAEEMLAKGSPEALPELKGIIESVVTVEDDFITVVQTTVDEGESASHSVRFAATQQEDIETGDSQAEEELEVEEMEIEPKEGSPEAPASPQREEILLTDYKTETFDDYKDETTIDDSVMDTDSLWADTQDDDRSIMTEQLETVPKEEKAERELRRSSLDKHKKEKPFKTGRGRISTPERKIAKKEPSTLSRDEVRRKKAVYKKAELAKKTEVQAHSPSRKIILKPAIKYTRPTHLSCVKRKQTAGGETNQAPGVFKQAKEKLSTASLSKIPASKSRAKSLLPPRPSSACSLTTKMATFLDRDSYYVRPSSAGPGDSKSDIKDGVSKSPEKRSSLPRPSSILPPRRGVSGDRDREENSLSLTSSLSSSVRRTTRSEPIRSRTGKSGTSTPTTPGSTAITPGTPPSYASRTPGTPGTPSYSRTPHTPGTPKSAILVPTEKKVAIIRTPPKSPATPKQLRVINQPLPDLKNVRSKIGSTDNIRYQPKGGQVRILNKKIDFSDIQSRCGSRDNIKHSAGGGNVQIVTKKIDLSHVTSKCGSLKNIHHKPGGGRVKIESVKLDFKEKAQAKVGSLENAHHVPGGGNVKIDSQKLNFREHAKARVDHGAEIITQSPGRSSVASPRRLSNVSSSGSINLLESPQLATLAEDVTAALAKQGL